One Stenotrophomonas oahuensis genomic region harbors:
- a CDS encoding RNA polymerase sigma factor, with product MDAAALPTDESLMQAWAAGDVRAFEALYARHRSRLYSFLLRQLRDGALADELFQDVWQRVIAARAGWQPDAAFTTWLLRIAHNRLNDHWRAARHRPAAPADAEDRVNAMSDRQTPETQLSEFEQRRRLQLAMEQLPEDQRMVLQLRLEQELSLEEIAQITGVGRETVKSRLRYAMDKLRGELSP from the coding sequence GTGGACGCCGCTGCCCTGCCTACCGATGAATCCCTGATGCAGGCCTGGGCCGCCGGCGACGTACGCGCGTTCGAAGCCCTGTACGCCCGCCACCGCAGCCGCCTGTACAGCTTCCTGCTGCGCCAGCTGCGTGATGGCGCGCTGGCCGACGAACTGTTCCAGGACGTCTGGCAGCGGGTGATCGCCGCCCGGGCCGGCTGGCAGCCGGACGCGGCCTTCACCACCTGGCTGCTGCGCATTGCCCACAATCGGCTCAACGACCATTGGCGCGCCGCACGTCACCGCCCGGCCGCCCCGGCCGATGCCGAGGACCGGGTCAACGCGATGAGCGACCGCCAAACCCCGGAAACCCAGCTGTCCGAGTTCGAGCAGCGCCGCCGCCTGCAGCTGGCCATGGAGCAGCTGCCCGAGGACCAGCGCATGGTGCTGCAGCTGCGGCTGGAACAGGAGCTGAGCCTGGAAGAGATCGCGCAGATCACCGGCGTGGGCCGGGAAACCGTCAAATCGCGCCTGCGCTATGCGATGGACAAGCTGCGCGGGGAGCTGAGCCCATGA
- a CDS encoding bifunctional diguanylate cyclase/phosphodiesterase, with translation MLSSQVVTSAGHPERGAVVSTALARTLCALLPAGSRLALGWSDGALGEGGVSAPDDAAAVDDLPALLFGAPLPRDTTLRRWQHHGGVLAVRAHLPGGQAPNDAWWRMAQGALQDALVMARQREQILSLENSKRLQQALYEIADLAGADLEMTDMLRHFHRVLNSLMYAQNCYIVEYDDVHRRIRFLYFADQRDSFVADPDRSYEEHEMPRSLTFALLRHGKPLSGPSNELLAALSDEVDPRRGPESLDWLGVPMLRDGRVCGAIVVQSYEHGVRYNEADRTLLGYVAQHILTAMDRRQAQVQLERQVERRTVELQRANHSLQDEVSERRRAEKLQLALYNIAEMAMSAETLHQYYVQVHGVVGTLLDARNFYIALVNEGGTGLDFVYSVDEYNPARPSRPFSHGLTEYIVRNRQPLLASREHIDALRAAGRVHEFGARSHCWLGVPLLSDDEVVGVIVVQSYSPEISFTVHDQRLLTFVAQNIGNGLARQRNQEQLRLAHAELEKRVEERTRELAEVNEQLLGQIGERLRAEQRLTHQALHDALTGLPNRVHLLDRLEDAINLAQLPGGPAFAVLFLDLDRFKLVNDSIGHAAGDQMLVEVARRIVSMVGGNDLVARLGGDEFAILLQCPEGLESAREFSQRMLAALEESMWVQGRELFPSGSLGIALWSPRYRNAEELVRDADAAMYRAKAQGKDRFAVFDEAMREEALRSLDLEADLRRAINNRDFVPYYQPIVRLSDGAVMGYEALLRWQHERRGLLLPSAFLDLGEESGLIEQVDWLLYEDVIGQLAQGGEGYLSVNVSPRHFRSPDFTPRLFGLIEAAGADPRRLRLEITEVALLDDGPRTLRVLQTLRERGVLVQLDDFGTGFSALSYLHRFPISTLKIDQSFIAGLHGRDLQSTYALVQGVLSLARTLGIETVGEGIENAAQRQTLLQLGCDYGQGYLLGRPAPMDAFVTG, from the coding sequence ATGCTGTCCAGCCAGGTAGTCACGTCCGCAGGGCATCCCGAGCGTGGCGCGGTGGTGTCCACCGCGTTGGCGCGTACGTTGTGTGCCCTGTTGCCGGCGGGCAGCCGCCTGGCGTTGGGCTGGTCCGACGGTGCGCTGGGCGAAGGGGGCGTTTCCGCCCCTGACGACGCTGCGGCTGTGGACGATCTGCCGGCGCTGCTGTTCGGCGCGCCGTTGCCGCGTGACACCACCCTGCGCCGCTGGCAGCACCACGGCGGCGTGCTGGCAGTGCGCGCGCACCTGCCCGGCGGCCAGGCTCCGAACGACGCCTGGTGGCGGATGGCCCAGGGGGCGCTGCAGGACGCGCTGGTCATGGCCCGCCAGCGCGAACAGATCCTGTCGCTGGAAAATTCCAAGCGGCTGCAGCAGGCGCTGTACGAGATCGCCGACCTGGCCGGTGCCGACCTGGAAATGACCGACATGCTGCGGCATTTCCACCGCGTGCTGAACTCGCTGATGTACGCGCAGAACTGCTACATCGTCGAGTACGACGACGTGCACCGGCGCATCCGTTTTCTGTATTTCGCCGACCAGCGCGACAGCTTCGTGGCCGACCCCGATCGCAGCTACGAAGAGCATGAGATGCCGCGCAGCCTGACCTTCGCACTGCTGCGCCATGGCAAGCCCCTGAGTGGGCCGTCCAATGAGCTGCTGGCCGCGCTGAGTGATGAAGTGGACCCGCGCCGGGGGCCGGAAAGCCTGGACTGGCTCGGCGTGCCGATGCTGCGCGACGGCCGCGTCTGTGGTGCCATCGTGGTGCAGAGCTACGAACATGGCGTGCGCTACAACGAAGCCGACCGCACCCTGCTGGGCTATGTGGCCCAGCACATCCTGACCGCCATGGACCGTCGCCAAGCGCAGGTGCAGCTGGAGCGCCAGGTGGAACGGCGCACGGTGGAGCTGCAGCGCGCCAACCACAGCCTGCAGGATGAAGTGAGCGAGCGACGTCGCGCCGAGAAGCTGCAGCTTGCGTTGTACAACATCGCCGAAATGGCGATGAGCGCCGAAACCCTGCATCAGTATTACGTGCAGGTGCATGGCGTGGTGGGCACGCTGCTGGATGCGCGCAATTTCTACATCGCGCTCGTCAATGAAGGCGGCACCGGTCTGGATTTCGTGTACTCGGTGGACGAGTACAACCCGGCGCGCCCTTCGCGCCCCTTCAGCCATGGCTTGACCGAATACATCGTGCGCAACCGGCAGCCGCTGCTTGCCTCGCGCGAGCACATCGATGCGCTGCGTGCGGCCGGGCGTGTGCACGAGTTCGGTGCGCGCTCGCACTGCTGGCTGGGGGTGCCGCTGCTCAGCGACGACGAGGTGGTCGGTGTGATCGTGGTGCAGAGCTACTCGCCGGAGATCAGTTTCACCGTGCACGACCAGCGCCTGCTCACGTTCGTCGCGCAGAACATCGGCAACGGTCTGGCCCGCCAGCGCAACCAGGAACAGCTGCGGCTGGCCCACGCCGAGCTGGAAAAGCGCGTTGAAGAGCGCACCCGTGAGTTGGCCGAAGTGAATGAACAGCTGCTGGGACAGATCGGCGAGCGTCTGCGCGCCGAGCAGCGGCTGACCCATCAGGCGCTGCACGACGCGCTGACCGGGTTGCCCAACCGTGTGCACCTGCTGGACCGTCTCGAGGACGCGATCAACCTGGCGCAGCTTCCCGGTGGGCCGGCGTTTGCGGTGCTGTTCCTGGACCTGGACCGCTTCAAACTGGTCAACGACAGTATCGGCCACGCGGCAGGCGACCAGATGCTGGTCGAGGTGGCGCGGCGGATTGTCTCCATGGTCGGCGGCAACGACCTGGTCGCGCGCCTTGGCGGTGACGAGTTCGCCATTCTGCTGCAGTGCCCGGAGGGTCTGGAGTCGGCACGCGAGTTTTCGCAGCGCATGCTGGCGGCGCTGGAAGAATCGATGTGGGTGCAGGGGCGCGAACTGTTCCCGTCCGGCAGCCTGGGCATCGCGTTGTGGAGCCCGCGTTACCGTAATGCGGAAGAGCTGGTGCGCGACGCCGACGCCGCCATGTACCGGGCCAAGGCCCAGGGTAAGGATCGCTTCGCCGTGTTCGATGAAGCCATGCGCGAGGAAGCCTTGCGCAGCCTGGACCTTGAAGCCGACCTGCGCCGGGCGATCAACAACCGTGATTTCGTGCCGTATTACCAGCCGATCGTGCGGCTCAGCGACGGTGCGGTAATGGGCTATGAGGCACTGCTGCGCTGGCAGCACGAACGCCGCGGTCTGCTGCTGCCCAGTGCGTTCCTGGACCTGGGCGAGGAAAGCGGCCTGATCGAGCAGGTCGACTGGCTGCTGTACGAAGATGTGATCGGGCAGCTGGCCCAAGGCGGGGAAGGGTATCTGTCGGTCAACGTGTCGCCGCGGCACTTCCGCTCACCGGATTTCACCCCGCGTCTGTTCGGGCTGATCGAGGCGGCCGGTGCCGACCCGCGTCGCCTGCGCCTGGAAATCACCGAAGTCGCGCTGCTCGATGATGGTCCGCGTACGTTGCGGGTGTTGCAGACCCTGCGCGAGCGTGGCGTGCTGGTGCAGCTGGACGACTTCGGCACTGGGTTCTCGGCGCTGTCCTATCTGCATCGTTTCCCGATCTCCACCTTGAAAATCGACCAGAGTTTCATTGCCGGCCTGCACGGTCGCGACCTGCAGAGCACCTATGCGCTGGTGCAGGGCGTGCTGTCGCTGGCACGCACGCTGGGTATCGAAACGGTGGGCGAGGGCATTGAAAACGCCGCCCAGCGGCAGACGCTGCTGCAACTGGGCTGCGATTACGGGCAGGGCTACCTGCTGGGCCGCCCGGCGCCGATGGACGCGTTTGTTACCGGTTGA
- a CDS encoding TIGR00730 family Rossman fold protein, with protein MKSICVYCGSNAGSKPIYTERAIALGDRIARDGLRLVYGGGNVGLMGTVANAVLAGGGEVTGVIPQQLADWEVAHRGLTELEIVGSMHERKSRMFDLADAFVALPGGFGTMEEIFEMLTWRQLGIGNKPCAFLDVDGFYAPLIGMIDRMVEERFLHPDQRADLWYGSDIDAMLDWMRAYQPAQASKWIDEKRRTALR; from the coding sequence ATGAAGTCGATTTGCGTTTACTGTGGCTCCAACGCCGGGAGCAAGCCCATCTATACCGAACGCGCGATCGCGCTGGGCGACCGCATCGCCCGCGACGGCCTGCGCCTGGTCTATGGCGGCGGCAACGTCGGGCTGATGGGCACGGTGGCCAATGCGGTGCTGGCCGGTGGTGGTGAAGTGACCGGTGTGATCCCTCAGCAGCTGGCCGACTGGGAAGTGGCCCACCGCGGCCTGACCGAGCTGGAAATCGTCGGCTCCATGCATGAACGCAAGTCGCGCATGTTCGACCTGGCCGATGCCTTCGTGGCGCTGCCGGGTGGTTTCGGCACCATGGAAGAAATCTTCGAGATGCTCACCTGGCGTCAGCTCGGCATTGGCAACAAGCCGTGCGCCTTCCTCGACGTGGACGGTTTCTACGCACCGCTGATCGGCATGATCGATCGCATGGTGGAAGAGCGCTTCCTGCACCCGGACCAGCGCGCCGACCTGTGGTACGGCTCGGACATCGACGCCATGCTGGACTGGATGCGCGCCTATCAGCCGGCGCAGGCCTCGAAGTGGATCGACGAAAAGCGCCGCACCGCATTGCGCTGA
- a CDS encoding aminotransferase class III-fold pyridoxal phosphate-dependent enzyme, protein MSFIERLAPLRAQPGTRLTAGLDDATLERLATGHPQLLAAVDAAAAEFERVRASLEDVLALDERDQIDALQDGFVNFYADDAVTPYVALAARGAWVVTLKGAVLYDAGGYGMLGFGHTPPAVLEALAAPQVMANIMTPHLSQRRFIQALRQEIGHSRGGCPYTRFMCLNSGSEAVGLAARIADVNAKLQTDPGARHAGAKIKRVVVKGSFHGRTDRPALYSDSSRRNYMQHLASYRGEDSVITVAPYDEAALKQVFADAAEQRWFIEAVFLEPVMGEGDPGRSVPPAFYALARQLTRQHGSLLLIDSIQAGLRAHGVLSIVDYPGFEGVDAPDMETYSKALNAAQFPLSVLAVTDHAAQLYRKGIYGNTMTSNPRALDVACATLGLLTPEVRQNIRERGAEAVRKLEQLKAELGGLITKVQGTGLLFSCELAPQFKCYGAGSTEEWLRNHGVNVIHGGENSLRFTPHFGMDSEELDLLVQLIGRALREGPRREASQAA, encoded by the coding sequence ATGAGCTTCATCGAACGCCTCGCCCCGCTTCGCGCCCAGCCCGGCACCCGTCTCACCGCCGGCTTGGATGACGCCACCCTGGAGCGCCTGGCCACCGGCCACCCGCAGTTGCTGGCCGCCGTGGACGCCGCCGCGGCCGAATTCGAGCGCGTCCGCGCCAGCCTGGAGGACGTGCTGGCGCTGGATGAGCGCGACCAGATCGACGCCCTGCAGGACGGTTTCGTCAATTTCTATGCCGACGACGCGGTCACCCCGTATGTGGCCCTCGCCGCCCGCGGCGCGTGGGTGGTCACGCTGAAGGGTGCGGTGCTGTACGACGCCGGCGGCTACGGCATGCTCGGCTTCGGGCACACCCCGCCGGCGGTGCTGGAGGCACTGGCTGCACCGCAGGTGATGGCCAACATCATGACCCCGCACCTGTCCCAGCGCCGCTTCATCCAGGCACTGCGTCAGGAGATCGGGCACAGCCGCGGTGGCTGCCCCTATACCCGGTTCATGTGCCTGAATTCCGGTTCTGAAGCGGTCGGCCTGGCCGCCCGCATCGCCGACGTCAACGCCAAACTGCAGACCGACCCGGGTGCCCGCCATGCCGGGGCGAAGATCAAGCGCGTGGTGGTCAAGGGCAGCTTCCATGGCCGCACCGACCGCCCTGCCCTGTACTCCGATTCCAGCCGCCGCAATTACATGCAGCACCTGGCCAGCTACCGTGGCGAGGACAGCGTGATCACCGTTGCACCGTACGACGAGGCCGCGCTGAAGCAGGTGTTTGCCGACGCCGCCGAGCAGCGCTGGTTCATCGAGGCGGTGTTCCTGGAACCGGTGATGGGCGAAGGCGACCCAGGCCGTTCGGTGCCGCCGGCCTTCTACGCGCTGGCGCGCCAGCTGACCCGCCAGCACGGCAGCCTGCTCCTGATCGACTCGATCCAGGCCGGCCTGCGTGCGCACGGCGTGCTTTCCATCGTCGATTACCCCGGCTTTGAAGGCGTCGACGCGCCCGACATGGAAACCTACTCCAAGGCCCTGAATGCCGCGCAGTTCCCGCTGTCGGTGCTGGCAGTCACCGACCACGCCGCGCAGTTGTACCGCAAGGGCATCTATGGCAACACCATGACCTCCAATCCGCGTGCACTGGACGTCGCCTGCGCCACGCTCGGCCTGCTGACCCCGGAGGTTCGTCAGAACATCCGCGAGCGCGGGGCTGAAGCGGTGCGCAAGCTGGAACAGCTGAAGGCCGAGCTGGGCGGGCTGATCACCAAGGTGCAGGGCACCGGACTGCTGTTCTCGTGTGAACTGGCCCCGCAGTTCAAGTGCTACGGAGCCGGTTCCACCGAGGAATGGCTGCGCAATCATGGGGTCAACGTCATCCACGGGGGCGAGAATTCATTGCGCTTCACGCCGCACTTCGGCATGGACAGCGAGGAGCTCGATCTGCTGGTTCAGCTGATCGGGCGCGCGTTGAGGGAAGGCCCTCGCCGGGAAGCATCGCAGGCGGCGTGA
- the queA gene encoding tRNA preQ1(34) S-adenosylmethionine ribosyltransferase-isomerase QueA, translating to MRDILDLLLHAALKKSDFHYDLPPELIAQAPLAERSASRLMVVPPAPSAFEHRQVRDLPGLLQPGDLLVFNDTRVIPARLFGQKASGGRVEILIERLLGAQQARAQVGASKSPKAGSRIALDAGGEAEVLGRDGEFYVLQFHVPESLEQWLLHAGRLPLPPYIQREPGVDDRERYQTVFAREVGAVAAPTAGLHFDEDLLAALKARGVSSGHVTLHVGAGTFQPVRVDDLKDHVMHREWLNVGAELVQQVRQTRAAGGRVIGVGTTVVRALESAMRDGELLPYAGETQIFITPGYRIRSVDAMITNFHLPESTLLMMISAFAGQERVFEAYAAAIAEKYRFFSYGDAMLLFPRGI from the coding sequence ATGCGCGACATTCTCGACCTGTTGCTGCACGCCGCCTTGAAGAAGTCCGATTTCCACTACGACCTGCCGCCTGAACTGATTGCCCAGGCCCCGCTCGCCGAGCGCTCGGCCAGCCGCCTGATGGTGGTGCCGCCGGCCCCGTCCGCGTTCGAGCACCGCCAGGTCCGTGACCTGCCGGGCCTGCTGCAGCCGGGCGATCTGCTGGTGTTCAACGACACCCGGGTGATTCCGGCGCGCCTGTTCGGGCAGAAGGCCAGCGGTGGTCGCGTGGAGATCCTGATCGAGCGTCTGCTTGGCGCGCAGCAGGCGCGTGCCCAGGTCGGGGCCAGCAAGTCACCCAAGGCGGGCAGCCGGATCGCCCTCGACGCGGGGGGCGAGGCCGAGGTTTTGGGCCGTGACGGCGAGTTCTACGTGCTGCAGTTCCATGTGCCGGAAAGCCTGGAGCAGTGGCTGCTGCATGCCGGCCGGCTGCCGCTGCCGCCGTACATCCAGCGCGAACCAGGCGTGGATGATCGCGAGCGCTACCAGACGGTGTTCGCGCGCGAAGTAGGGGCGGTGGCCGCTCCGACCGCCGGCCTGCATTTCGACGAGGACCTGCTGGCGGCGCTGAAGGCGCGTGGCGTGAGCAGCGGCCACGTCACCCTGCACGTGGGTGCGGGCACGTTCCAGCCGGTGCGGGTGGATGACCTGAAGGACCACGTGATGCACCGGGAGTGGCTGAACGTGGGGGCGGAACTGGTCCAGCAGGTGCGCCAGACCCGCGCCGCCGGTGGCCGCGTGATCGGCGTCGGCACCACGGTGGTGCGCGCACTGGAAAGCGCCATGCGCGATGGCGAACTGCTGCCGTATGCCGGTGAGACCCAGATCTTCATCACCCCCGGGTACCGCATCCGCAGCGTGGACGCGATGATCACCAACTTCCACCTGCCGGAAAGCACGCTGCTGATGATGATCTCCGCGTTTGCGGGGCAGGAGCGGGTGTTCGAGGCCTATGCGGCCGCGATTGCGGAGAAATACCGTTTCTTCAGCTATGGCGACGCCATGCTGCTGTTCCCGCGGGGGATTTGA
- the tgt gene encoding tRNA guanosine(34) transglycosylase Tgt: MSRLQFQLQTTDGRARRGRLTFPRGTVETPAFMPVGTYGSVKGVLPEQIRALGAEIILGNTFHLYLRPGLDVIADHGGLHGFARWNGPILTDSGGFQVFSLAHRRKITEQGVTFASPTDGAKVFLGPEESMKIQKVLDSDIVMIFDECTPYPATEQVARTSMELSLRWAQRSRNAHDELGNDAALFGIVQGGVHHDLRTRSAEGLQQIGFDGYAIGGLAVGEPEHERNAMLDHLNPILPADRPRYLMGVGRPEDLVEGVARGVDMFDCVMPTRNARNGHYFTSFGTVRIRNARYERDMDTIEPGCGCHACSSGYTRSYLRHLDRCNEMLAPMLGTLHNLYYYEKLMADMRAAIAAGTFTAFRESFYAARGMATPPLDHQD, encoded by the coding sequence ATGTCCCGACTCCAGTTCCAGCTCCAGACCACCGACGGCCGTGCCCGTCGCGGCCGCCTGACCTTCCCGCGCGGAACGGTGGAAACCCCGGCGTTCATGCCGGTGGGCACCTATGGCTCGGTCAAGGGCGTGCTGCCGGAGCAGATCCGGGCGCTGGGCGCGGAGATCATCCTCGGCAACACCTTCCACCTGTACCTGCGCCCGGGCCTGGACGTGATCGCCGACCACGGCGGCCTGCATGGCTTCGCGCGCTGGAATGGCCCGATCCTGACCGACTCCGGTGGCTTCCAGGTGTTCTCGCTGGCCCATCGCCGCAAGATCACCGAACAAGGGGTCACCTTTGCCTCGCCGACCGACGGGGCCAAGGTGTTCCTGGGCCCGGAAGAAAGCATGAAGATCCAGAAGGTGCTCGACTCGGACATCGTGATGATCTTCGACGAGTGCACCCCGTACCCGGCCACCGAACAGGTAGCGCGCACCTCGATGGAGCTCAGCCTGCGCTGGGCGCAGCGCAGCCGCAACGCCCATGATGAACTGGGCAACGACGCCGCCCTGTTCGGCATCGTGCAGGGTGGGGTACACCACGACCTGCGCACCCGCTCGGCTGAGGGCCTGCAGCAGATCGGCTTCGACGGCTACGCCATCGGCGGCCTGGCGGTGGGTGAGCCGGAGCACGAGCGCAACGCCATGCTCGATCATCTGAATCCGATCCTGCCGGCCGACCGCCCGCGCTACCTGATGGGGGTGGGGCGTCCGGAAGACCTGGTGGAAGGCGTGGCCCGCGGCGTGGACATGTTCGATTGCGTCATGCCGACCCGCAACGCCCGCAACGGCCACTATTTCACCTCGTTCGGCACGGTGCGCATCCGCAACGCCCGTTACGAGCGCGACATGGACACCATCGAGCCGGGCTGTGGCTGCCATGCCTGCAGCAGTGGCTACACCCGGTCCTACCTGCGTCATCTGGACCGCTGCAATGAGATGCTGGCCCCGATGCTCGGCACCCTGCACAACCTGTACTACTACGAAAAACTGATGGCCGACATGCGCGCGGCCATCGCGGCGGGAACCTTCACCGCCTTCCGCGAGTCCTTCTACGCGGCCCGGGGCATGGCCACGCCGCCGCTGGACCACCAGGACTGA
- the yajC gene encoding preprotein translocase subunit YajC: MNLLAFLIPAAHAQAAGGQPQGMGLTTLLFPIILIAIMYFLMIRPQMKRQKEHKAMLDKIKVGDEVLTNGGIAGVVTKIGDNFVTIEVADNVNIRVQKGAVGNVLPAGTLKSAV; this comes from the coding sequence ATGAACCTGCTCGCTTTCCTGATTCCCGCCGCCCACGCCCAAGCCGCCGGCGGCCAGCCGCAGGGCATGGGCCTGACCACGCTGCTGTTCCCGATCATCCTGATCGCGATCATGTACTTCCTGATGATCCGTCCGCAGATGAAGCGCCAGAAGGAACACAAGGCGATGCTGGACAAGATCAAGGTCGGTGACGAAGTGCTCACCAACGGCGGCATTGCCGGCGTGGTCACCAAGATCGGCGACAACTTCGTCACCATCGAAGTGGCTGACAACGTGAACATCCGCGTCCAGAAGGGCGCTGTCGGCAACGTGCTGCCCGCCGGCACCCTGAAGTCGGCCGTCTGA
- the secD gene encoding protein translocase subunit SecD: protein MLEFPRWKYVVILIVLALSTLYALPNIYQKDAAVQITANRGGQIDDALRDRVVADLKKAGIATIGAEQEGDSLIVRLPDLKTQAAASDLLRDSVGENYTVALNLASTVPDWLAKLGGRPMTLGLDLQGGVHFVLQVDQKAALDKRMDAYAEDVRTTLRDARIPYQSVERRQDNSIVAVISPSAAADVVEKARQLLAKGQPTLGYDVSGNRITVSVPDTELTSIANGAIEQNINTLRNRVNQLGVSEPIIQRQGADRVVVQLPGVQDTAEAKRMIGATATLEYRAVVEESPVRSQEIIDSGRIPAEGKVYQRRGGAGPIVLNKRVIVTGDQMVAAQATQDQQNGGSAVSVTLNAIGGQRMFDFTSANVGKPMAVVYTERVPTVTEVDGQEVRGFKVNEEVISVARINGVFGKQFQTTGLEKKESEDLAKLLKSGSLAAPMDFVEERVVGPSLGAENVERGITAVIYAFLFTLVFFTVYYRMFGLITSAAMLFNLLIVVAVMSLFGATMTLPGFAGLALSVGLSVDANVLINERIREELRAGVPGKTAIVTGYERASGTILDANLTGLIVGVALFAFGTGPLKGFALTMIIGIFASMFTAITVSRALATLIYGRRKKLQNVAI, encoded by the coding sequence ATGCTTGAATTCCCACGCTGGAAGTACGTCGTCATCCTGATCGTACTGGCGCTCAGCACCCTGTACGCGCTGCCCAACATCTACCAGAAGGACGCCGCCGTCCAGATCACCGCCAACCGTGGCGGCCAGATCGACGACGCGCTGCGTGACCGCGTGGTGGCCGACCTGAAGAAGGCTGGCATCGCCACCATCGGTGCCGAGCAGGAAGGCGACAGCCTGATCGTCCGTCTGCCCGACCTGAAGACCCAGGCCGCTGCCAGCGACCTGCTGCGCGACAGCGTGGGCGAGAACTACACAGTGGCGCTGAACCTGGCCTCGACCGTGCCGGATTGGCTGGCCAAGCTGGGCGGCCGTCCGATGACGCTGGGCCTGGACCTGCAGGGCGGCGTGCACTTCGTGCTGCAGGTGGACCAGAAGGCCGCGCTGGACAAGCGCATGGACGCCTACGCGGAAGACGTGCGCACCACCCTGCGTGATGCCCGCATTCCCTACCAGTCGGTCGAGCGCCGCCAGGACAACAGCATCGTGGCGGTGATCAGCCCCTCGGCCGCAGCCGACGTGGTTGAAAAAGCCCGCCAGCTGCTGGCCAAGGGTCAGCCGACCCTGGGTTATGACGTCAGCGGCAACCGCATCACGGTCAGCGTTCCGGATACCGAACTGACCAGCATTGCCAACGGCGCAATCGAGCAGAACATCAACACGCTGCGCAATCGCGTCAACCAGCTCGGCGTGTCTGAACCGATCATCCAGCGCCAGGGTGCCGACCGCGTGGTCGTGCAGCTGCCCGGCGTGCAGGACACCGCTGAAGCCAAGCGCATGATCGGTGCCACCGCCACCCTGGAATACCGTGCGGTGGTGGAAGAAAGCCCGGTGCGATCGCAGGAAATCATCGACAGCGGTCGCATCCCCGCCGAGGGCAAGGTCTACCAGCGCCGTGGCGGTGCCGGTCCGATCGTGCTGAACAAGCGCGTGATCGTCACCGGTGACCAGATGGTCGCCGCGCAGGCCACCCAGGACCAGCAGAACGGCGGCAGCGCCGTCAGCGTGACCCTGAACGCCATCGGCGGCCAGCGCATGTTCGACTTCACCAGCGCCAACGTCGGCAAGCCGATGGCAGTGGTGTACACCGAGCGCGTCCCGACCGTGACCGAAGTGGACGGTCAGGAAGTGCGTGGTTTCAAGGTCAACGAGGAAGTGATCTCGGTGGCCCGCATCAACGGTGTGTTCGGCAAGCAGTTCCAGACCACCGGTCTGGAAAAGAAGGAATCCGAAGACCTGGCCAAGCTGCTCAAGTCCGGTTCGCTGGCGGCACCGATGGACTTCGTCGAAGAGCGCGTGGTCGGCCCCAGCCTGGGTGCCGAGAACGTGGAACGCGGCATCACCGCGGTGATCTACGCCTTCCTGTTCACCCTGGTGTTCTTCACCGTGTACTACCGCATGTTCGGTCTGATCACCTCGGCGGCGATGCTGTTCAACCTGCTGATCGTGGTGGCGGTGATGTCGCTGTTCGGGGCCACCATGACCCTGCCGGGCTTCGCCGGTCTGGCGCTGTCGGTGGGCCTGTCGGTGGACGCCAACGTGCTGATCAACGAGCGCATCCGTGAGGAGCTGCGTGCGGGCGTACCGGGCAAGACCGCCATCGTCACCGGTTACGAACGCGCCAGCGGCACCATCCTGGACGCCAACCTGACCGGCCTGATCGTGGGTGTGGCGCTGTTCGCCTTCGGCACCGGCCCGCTGAAGGGCTTCGCGCTGACCATGATCATCGGTATTTTCGCTTCGATGTTCACGGCGATCACCGTATCGCGCGCCCTGGCGACGCTGATCTACGGCCGTCGCAAGAAGCTCCAGAACGTGGCCATCTGA